In one window of Meiothermus sp. DNA:
- the odhB gene encoding 2-oxoglutarate dehydrogenase complex dihydrolipoyllysine-residue succinyltransferase, with amino-acid sequence MALELKIPAVGESITEVEIGQWLKKEGDAVAVDEPLVELVTDKATLELPSPAQGRLTKILIPSGQAKVGDVVALLEEGAAAVTSPPVQPAPASVPSQGAAGVTEAKVMPSAERLAAQTGIQAATLPGTGPGGRVLKEDVQRAAAAAAPATPSPMPQPYSPPSPVVGKGERRDDVVPMTPLRRRIAERLLSAKQNTAMLTTFNEADMGIVMDLRKEYGEAFQKKHGLKLGFMSFFVKAVVQALQEIPQLNAEIRGTDIVYHRYYDIGIAVGGGEGLVVPVIRDADRLSMAQIEAVIADFGARVKEKKIKPEELMGGTFTITNGGIYGSLNSTPILNPPQVGILGMHAINERPVAKNGAVVIRPMMNLALSYDHRIVDGREAVTFLKRVKELIENPVRLTLEV; translated from the coding sequence ATGGCCTTGGAGCTCAAAATTCCAGCAGTAGGAGAGTCCATCACCGAAGTAGAAATTGGACAGTGGCTTAAGAAAGAGGGCGATGCGGTGGCGGTAGACGAGCCCCTGGTTGAACTGGTGACCGACAAGGCCACACTGGAGCTACCCTCGCCCGCCCAGGGCCGATTAACAAAAATTCTCATTCCCAGCGGACAGGCCAAAGTAGGGGATGTGGTGGCTTTACTGGAGGAAGGGGCTGCTGCAGTGACCAGCCCGCCCGTCCAACCGGCCCCTGCTTCGGTGCCCAGCCAGGGTGCTGCTGGGGTGACCGAGGCGAAAGTCATGCCTTCCGCCGAACGCCTGGCCGCCCAAACGGGCATCCAGGCGGCAACCCTGCCCGGAACCGGCCCCGGGGGGCGGGTGCTCAAAGAGGATGTGCAGCGGGCGGCTGCGGCTGCTGCTCCAGCAACGCCCTCGCCTATGCCTCAGCCCTATAGCCCCCCCTCGCCGGTGGTGGGCAAGGGCGAGCGCCGCGACGACGTGGTGCCCATGACCCCCTTGCGTCGTCGCATTGCCGAACGCCTGCTCTCTGCCAAGCAGAATACCGCCATGCTCACTACCTTCAACGAGGCCGATATGGGCATTGTGATGGATTTGCGTAAGGAGTACGGCGAGGCCTTTCAAAAGAAGCACGGCCTCAAGCTGGGCTTTATGAGTTTCTTTGTAAAGGCCGTAGTGCAGGCCTTGCAAGAAATCCCACAACTCAATGCTGAAATTCGTGGAACCGACATCGTCTACCACCGCTACTACGACATCGGAATTGCGGTGGGTGGAGGAGAGGGGCTGGTGGTGCCGGTCATTCGCGATGCCGACCGGCTTTCTATGGCCCAGATCGAGGCAGTGATTGCCGACTTTGGGGCTCGAGTAAAGGAAAAGAAAATCAAACCTGAGGAGCTGATGGGGGGCACCTTTACCATTACCAACGGGGGCATCTACGGCTCGCTCAACTCAACCCCCATTCTGAATCCCCCCCAGGTCGGCATTCTGGGGATGCATGCCATCAACGAGCGCCCCGTGGCTAAAAATGGAGCGGTGGTGATCCGCCCCATGATGAACCTGGCGCTCTCCTACGACCACCGCATTGTGGACGGGCGCGAGGCGGTGACGTTCCTCAAGCGAGTCAAGGAATTGATCGAAAACCCGGTACGTCTGACCCTGGAAGTTTAG
- a CDS encoding 2-oxoglutarate dehydrogenase E1 component, which produces MEYTVDSSNLAYLEALYQEYEQNPASIPPEWSSYFHAVQAEPVGGNGAAAQREPLDGASVSELASFFLRAVRFLRTYRERGHLVARIDPLERERRTPPELDPSFFGLSEADLDRPVPLELGAPTLRAVLEQYKARFGGTVGIEYGHLDDPAVRNWIEARLAAGFARPTVEQKRKIYERLMQATLFEEFLQKKYLGAKTFSLEGTESLIPLLDLTIENAARHGVVEVVMGMAHRGRLNVLANVVKKPMRDIFLEFEEHFPEGYHGDVKYHLGYSNDLPTPYGNVHLSLNFNPSHLEFVAPVAMGRTRAKQDRFGDRKREMGMLLLVHGDAAFIGEGIVQETLNISGIPAYTVGGAVHIILNNQVGFTTEPHEYTAGRYSTEIAKMLESPIFHVNAEDPEALVGVVELAMEFRKAFKRDVFIDLIGFRKRGHNETDEPSFTQPDMYRRIAAKKPLYLSYQTKLQGEGVCSQETCDALAKQYQDAMEAAFSGARREPTPTRPPAGGGFWKGYLGGPEEGVPDPETGVPVEKLSALMEGLTRLPEGFHLHPKLTKLVESRREMGQNKRPLDWASAEMLAFASLAVEGHRVRISGQDVVRGTFTQRHGGFTDYITGERYIPANHLAEGQAVVELYNSALSEAGVLGFEYGYSLDMPDALVGWEAQYGDFVNTAQVIIDQFIASAEAKWSRLSGLVMLLPHGMEGGGPEHSSARLERFLQLCSNDNMQVAYPTTPAQYFHLLRRQVVRPWRKPLIVMTPKSLLRNPDAVSRLEELSQGRFQRVLSGNPSPKVKRVVLCSGKVYYDLEAARRAADKEDVAIIRLEQLYPFPMKELEAALAPYPANTEVVWTQEEPANMGAWWFIRARFSDRIFGRPLSVVARPESSSPAVGSKKVHDKEQKAIVTAALGL; this is translated from the coding sequence ATGGAATACACAGTGGACAGTTCGAACCTAGCCTATTTGGAGGCCCTCTACCAAGAGTACGAGCAGAATCCAGCATCCATTCCCCCTGAATGGTCAAGCTATTTTCATGCCGTTCAGGCCGAGCCTGTCGGCGGAAATGGCGCGGCGGCCCAGCGAGAACCTTTGGATGGGGCCTCAGTATCTGAACTGGCCTCGTTTTTCTTGCGGGCGGTTCGCTTTTTGCGTACCTACCGGGAACGTGGCCATCTGGTGGCGCGGATAGACCCCTTAGAGCGCGAGCGACGTACCCCTCCCGAACTAGACCCCAGTTTTTTTGGCTTGAGCGAGGCCGATCTGGATCGTCCGGTTCCGCTGGAGTTGGGTGCGCCGACCTTGCGGGCTGTCCTGGAGCAGTACAAGGCCCGGTTCGGTGGAACAGTGGGCATCGAGTACGGCCACCTGGATGATCCGGCGGTGCGCAACTGGATTGAAGCGCGTCTGGCAGCAGGGTTTGCCCGGCCCACCGTGGAGCAGAAACGAAAAATCTACGAGCGGCTCATGCAAGCCACGCTCTTCGAGGAGTTCTTGCAAAAGAAATATCTGGGGGCCAAGACCTTTAGCCTGGAAGGTACTGAATCCCTCATCCCGCTGTTGGATCTGACCATAGAAAATGCGGCCAGACATGGGGTAGTGGAGGTGGTAATGGGGATGGCCCACCGCGGCCGCCTTAACGTGCTGGCCAACGTGGTCAAAAAGCCTATGCGGGACATTTTTCTGGAGTTTGAAGAACACTTTCCCGAAGGCTACCACGGTGACGTTAAGTACCACCTGGGCTACTCCAACGACCTGCCAACCCCATACGGCAACGTGCACCTGTCCCTTAACTTCAATCCCTCGCACCTCGAGTTCGTTGCACCGGTGGCCATGGGGCGTACCCGGGCCAAACAAGACCGCTTTGGGGATCGCAAGCGCGAGATGGGCATGTTGCTGCTGGTTCACGGAGATGCCGCCTTCATTGGCGAGGGCATCGTACAAGAAACCCTCAACATCTCGGGGATCCCGGCTTACACCGTGGGGGGCGCGGTGCACATCATCCTGAACAACCAGGTGGGCTTCACCACCGAGCCTCACGAGTACACTGCCGGGCGCTACTCTACCGAAATCGCCAAGATGCTCGAGTCCCCCATCTTTCACGTGAATGCCGAAGACCCGGAGGCGCTGGTAGGGGTTGTAGAGCTGGCCATGGAGTTTCGTAAGGCGTTCAAACGCGATGTGTTCATAGACCTAATCGGTTTTCGCAAACGTGGGCACAACGAGACCGATGAACCCAGTTTTACGCAGCCGGACATGTACCGCCGTATTGCAGCCAAGAAGCCCCTTTATTTGAGCTATCAGACCAAACTCCAGGGTGAGGGCGTCTGCAGCCAGGAGACCTGCGATGCACTGGCTAAGCAGTATCAGGACGCCATGGAGGCGGCCTTTTCGGGCGCGAGACGTGAACCCACACCCACCCGTCCCCCGGCGGGCGGCGGGTTTTGGAAGGGTTATCTGGGCGGTCCCGAAGAAGGGGTACCAGATCCAGAGACCGGGGTACCTGTGGAGAAGCTGTCGGCCCTGATGGAGGGTCTTACGCGCCTTCCGGAAGGCTTCCACCTGCACCCAAAACTGACCAAACTTGTAGAAAGTCGCCGCGAGATGGGTCAGAACAAGCGGCCCCTGGACTGGGCGTCGGCCGAAATGCTGGCTTTTGCTTCTTTGGCTGTGGAGGGGCACCGGGTGCGGATTTCAGGTCAGGACGTGGTACGTGGAACCTTCACCCAGCGCCATGGGGGTTTCACCGATTACATTACGGGCGAAAGATACATTCCTGCCAATCATCTGGCGGAAGGGCAGGCGGTGGTCGAGCTTTACAACTCTGCGCTGTCGGAGGCGGGGGTGCTGGGCTTTGAGTACGGTTATAGCCTGGATATGCCCGATGCGCTGGTGGGTTGGGAGGCGCAGTATGGTGATTTTGTCAATACCGCACAGGTCATTATTGACCAGTTCATTGCCTCGGCAGAAGCCAAGTGGAGCCGCCTGTCGGGCCTCGTGATGCTGCTGCCACACGGCATGGAGGGAGGCGGCCCTGAACACAGCAGCGCGCGCCTCGAGCGTTTCCTTCAGCTCTGCTCCAACGACAACATGCAAGTGGCCTACCCCACCACCCCCGCGCAGTACTTTCACCTGCTGCGTCGGCAGGTGGTGCGCCCCTGGCGCAAGCCTCTGATCGTCATGACCCCCAAGAGCCTGTTGCGCAACCCGGACGCTGTCTCCAGGCTCGAGGAACTCTCGCAAGGCCGCTTCCAGCGGGTGCTTTCCGGGAATCCCAGCCCCAAAGTCAAGCGGGTGGTGCTCTGCTCGGGCAAGGTGTACTACGACCTCGAGGCCGCTCGACGGGCTGCAGACAAGGAAGACGTGGCCATCATCCGACTGGAACAACTGTACCCTTTCCCCATGAAGGAGCTCGAGGCTGCCCTGGCGCCGTACCCGGCCAATACCGAGGTCGTCTGGACCCAAGAGGAACCCGCCAACATGGGGGCCTGGTGGTTCATTCGGGCCCGTTTTAGCGACCGGATTTTTGGTCGTCCCTTGAGTGTGGTGGCCCGCCCAGAGTCCAGCAGCCCGGCGGTGGGCTCCAAGAAAGTGCATGACAAGGAGCAGAAGGCGATTGTAACGGCAGCCCTTGGCTTGTAG
- a CDS encoding 4a-hydroxytetrahydrobiopterin dehydratase, with the protein MATRLNEGEIRNGLQGLPQWALVEGRIEKTFTFDTYAEGVAFAVKVALHAEKVDHHPDSLEIMWGKVKVAYVTHSAGGVTSLDLEAAAQIEALV; encoded by the coding sequence ATGGCAACCAGGCTAAATGAAGGAGAAATTCGGAATGGTTTGCAAGGTCTTCCACAGTGGGCGCTGGTGGAGGGTAGAATCGAGAAAACCTTCACTTTCGATACTTATGCGGAGGGAGTGGCCTTTGCGGTCAAGGTAGCCCTGCACGCCGAAAAAGTCGACCATCACCCCGACAGCCTGGAGATTATGTGGGGCAAGGTTAAGGTGGCCTACGTGACGCACTCGGCGGGGGGGGTTACGTCGCTAGACCTCGAGGCGGCGGCACAGATTGAAGCCCTCGTCTAG
- the rplM gene encoding 50S ribosomal protein L13, giving the protein MEKAVFKTFVPEPKEPGWVLIDAEGQSIGRVASKIAAVLRGKHKPDFTPNMATGDCVVVINADKVLLKGSKPRTKVYTRYSGYPGGLKRTVGAVMLAEKPVKAVEHAVKGMLPKGALGNIMFRRLKVYAGANHPHAAQKPVKMEVE; this is encoded by the coding sequence ATGGAGAAAGCAGTGTTCAAGACATTTGTTCCTGAACCCAAAGAACCCGGTTGGGTGCTGATTGACGCCGAAGGCCAGTCCATTGGGCGGGTGGCCTCTAAGATTGCAGCGGTGTTGCGCGGCAAACACAAGCCCGACTTCACCCCCAATATGGCCACAGGCGATTGTGTGGTGGTCATTAATGCCGATAAGGTGCTCCTGAAGGGCTCGAAACCGCGCACCAAGGTCTATACCCGTTACTCTGGCTACCCCGGTGGTCTCAAGCGCACCGTAGGCGCGGTGATGCTGGCTGAAAAGCCGGTCAAGGCCGTGGAGCATGCGGTCAAGGGTATGCTTCCTAAAGGCGCCCTGGGCAACATCATGTTCCGCCGTCTCAAAGTCTATGCTGGGGCAAACCATCCGCATGCGGCCCAAAAACCCGTCAAGATGGAGGTCGAATAA
- the rpsI gene encoding 30S ribosomal protein S9: protein MEQYYGTGRRKTSVARVFLRPGTGKIEVNGKTFGDYFGGLVKAVSALEPLRRVDVSNRFDAYITVKGGGKAGQVDAIQLGIARALVNYNGDLRAKLKPAGLLSRDPREVERKKYGKHKARRAPQYSKR from the coding sequence ATGGAACAGTATTACGGCACGGGCCGGCGTAAAACCAGCGTGGCACGGGTGTTTTTGCGTCCGGGTACCGGCAAGATCGAAGTCAACGGCAAGACCTTTGGCGATTACTTTGGCGGTCTGGTAAAGGCAGTCTCGGCGCTGGAGCCTTTGCGCCGCGTGGATGTCAGCAACCGCTTTGATGCTTACATCACCGTGAAAGGCGGTGGCAAGGCCGGACAGGTAGATGCTATACAGCTTGGCATTGCCCGCGCGCTGGTCAACTACAACGGCGACTTGCGGGCCAAGCTTAAGCCTGCCGGGCTGCTCTCGCGCGACCCCCGCGAAGTCGAGCGCAAGAAGTACGGCAAGCACAAAGCCCGCCGTGCACCGCAGTACAGCAAGCGCTAG
- a CDS encoding DinB family protein, with the protein MDKAELKRIVDANDWLWEKWWPALQELSPEQARQEVGGSFSSVLETTAHMVGAETVWLERLLGNPAASFPVSPTDIAGLYKSWQLLASRRQNWLTTADPAARITYNFTGGTATNTVSEIVLHFTSHTHFHRGQLASQFRLQGLKPPSVHFIGFFRL; encoded by the coding sequence ATGGACAAAGCTGAGTTAAAGCGAATCGTGGATGCCAACGACTGGCTCTGGGAAAAGTGGTGGCCTGCCTTGCAGGAGTTATCCCCCGAGCAGGCCCGTCAAGAGGTTGGGGGTTCCTTCAGCAGTGTGTTGGAAACCACGGCCCATATGGTTGGGGCCGAAACAGTCTGGCTCGAGCGGCTCCTGGGCAACCCAGCGGCCAGCTTTCCGGTAAGCCCAACAGACATTGCAGGCTTGTACAAATCCTGGCAACTGTTGGCATCCAGGAGACAGAACTGGCTCACGACCGCTGACCCTGCGGCCAGGATCACCTATAACTTTACCGGCGGAACCGCCACCAACACCGTCAGCGAGATTGTACTGCATTTTACCAGCCACACCCACTTCCACCGAGGCCAGTTGGCCAGCCAGTTTAGATTGCAGGGCCTGAAGCCCCCCTCCGTGCATTTCATCGGGTTCTTTCGGCTTTGA
- a CDS encoding right-handed parallel beta-helix repeat-containing protein, which yields MKKLLWIMAIVVLAACNEAVTLPVPPTPSPSPTPIPNPPPTPNPPLPPLPTGRTLYVSPSGNDSNDGLSETRAFRTLQRASNQTQPGDLVLVMNGEYTNSTYSSIVLDIKRSGTANQWIIYRAYPGHRPKIKLEANWVGILLEGVSYVAIEGFDIEGNAASVSLEYARSQMNVLDNPVTAGSCLGIGPRYQQPDLRSHHIVVRNNRVLRCPGGGIYSVQADYLYIENNVVAENGFYSPLNKSGISTYQNWNSDSSTDFKIFIRGNIVYKNENRIPFYYSNPDPAKRVISDGNGIIVDDGRNTQNYGNNPGVPYRGRILIENNLIFDNGGRGVNIFYSDNVVVRNNTLYANARTPDICCDLSAYFSGNVGFYNNVVYARSDRAATAVYSVTNFVFSRNLYFAANSFPNRSSTDLLGDPQFINPSTDPGSANFRLRAGSPALGQGLPEQCASTDLEGKPRANPCTLGAHE from the coding sequence ATGAAGAAGCTTTTGTGGATCATGGCCATAGTCGTCCTAGCCGCTTGTAATGAAGCGGTTACGCTCCCGGTTCCCCCAACACCCAGTCCCAGCCCCACACCCATACCGAATCCGCCCCCCACGCCCAACCCGCCCCTGCCCCCTCTACCTACGGGCCGCACCCTCTACGTTTCGCCCAGTGGCAACGATAGCAACGATGGGCTGAGCGAAACCCGCGCTTTCCGCACCCTGCAACGAGCCTCCAACCAGACCCAGCCGGGAGATCTGGTGCTGGTGATGAATGGGGAGTACACCAATTCCACTTACAGCAGCATTGTTCTCGATATTAAGCGCTCGGGCACGGCTAACCAGTGGATTATCTACCGGGCCTATCCGGGGCATCGGCCCAAGATCAAACTCGAGGCCAACTGGGTCGGCATCTTGCTGGAGGGCGTCTCTTATGTGGCCATCGAAGGGTTCGACATAGAAGGCAATGCAGCCAGTGTGAGCCTCGAGTACGCCCGCTCCCAGATGAATGTGCTGGATAACCCGGTCACTGCCGGTAGCTGTTTGGGCATTGGTCCGCGTTACCAGCAGCCCGATCTGCGTTCGCACCATATCGTCGTGCGCAACAACCGGGTGCTGCGCTGTCCGGGAGGTGGCATATACAGCGTGCAGGCCGATTATCTGTATATTGAAAACAACGTTGTGGCCGAGAATGGCTTCTATTCCCCGCTGAATAAAAGTGGCATCTCGACCTACCAGAACTGGAATTCCGATAGCTCCACCGATTTCAAGATCTTCATCCGGGGCAACATTGTCTACAAAAACGAAAACCGGATTCCCTTCTACTATTCCAACCCCGATCCGGCCAAACGGGTCATCTCCGACGGCAACGGGATTATTGTGGACGATGGCCGCAACACTCAAAACTACGGCAACAACCCTGGCGTACCCTACCGGGGCCGCATCCTGATCGAGAATAACCTGATCTTCGACAACGGGGGACGGGGGGTTAATATTTTCTATTCCGACAACGTGGTAGTGCGCAACAATACCCTCTATGCCAACGCCCGCACCCCCGACATCTGCTGCGATCTATCGGCGTATTTTTCGGGGAATGTGGGGTTTTACAACAATGTGGTCTATGCTCGTTCCGACCGGGCAGCCACAGCGGTTTATAGCGTAACGAACTTCGTGTTCAGCAGAAACCTGTATTTTGCTGCTAACAGTTTCCCCAATCGAAGCTCTACCGACCTGCTAGGCGACCCACAGTTCATCAACCCCAGCACCGACCCAGGTAGTGCCAACTTCAGGCTCAGGGCCGGCAGCCCTGCTTTGGGCCAGGGCCTGCCCGAGCAATGCGCCAGTACCGACCTGGAAGGCAAACCTCGAGCCAACCCCTGCACCCTGGGCGCACACGAGTGA
- the truD gene encoding tRNA pseudouridine(13) synthase TruD, whose product MTFFPNLRFDFNIYPYLTPDLPGLDGVIRHQARDFQVDEVPAYSPSGQGEHLLVLIEKEGLTTRAVLEFLRDRFHINEAHIGVAGLKDKHALTRQWFSIPARHEERLESLAELPGVRVLERGLHPHKLKTGHLRGNRFRILIRPSSEASRLSKGPVEAVFYELKRRGVPNYYGPQRFGIGGMNPIKGYELVKKGKIHSPSWLKKLLVSSLQSLLFNDWLALRMERGLFDQVIEGDVAKKHDTGGEFVVREAVLETPRAQRFEISATGPLYGKKYREAEGEARALEDQILQRYDLERHHFALRRGDRRLIRFPLTESSVEETSEGLWLSFFLPKGAYATTVLREIMKKNPEEGELDTESEET is encoded by the coding sequence ATGACTTTTTTTCCCAATCTCCGCTTCGATTTTAACATCTACCCTTATCTCACCCCGGATTTGCCTGGGCTGGACGGGGTGATTCGCCACCAAGCCCGGGATTTTCAGGTCGATGAAGTGCCGGCCTATAGCCCCTCGGGCCAGGGAGAACACCTGCTGGTACTGATCGAAAAAGAGGGCCTGACCACCCGGGCGGTATTAGAGTTTTTGCGTGACCGGTTTCACATCAACGAGGCCCATATCGGGGTAGCGGGTCTGAAGGACAAGCACGCCCTGACCCGACAATGGTTTAGTATTCCGGCCCGCCACGAAGAGCGCCTGGAAAGTTTGGCTGAACTCCCAGGGGTGCGGGTATTGGAGCGGGGCCTGCATCCCCACAAGCTAAAAACTGGCCACCTGCGGGGTAACCGCTTCCGCATCCTGATTCGGCCAAGCAGCGAGGCTTCCCGCTTGTCCAAAGGGCCGGTCGAGGCTGTTTTTTACGAACTAAAGCGCCGTGGGGTGCCCAACTACTATGGCCCCCAGCGGTTTGGTATTGGCGGCATGAACCCCATCAAGGGCTACGAACTGGTCAAAAAAGGCAAGATACACAGCCCTTCCTGGCTCAAAAAGCTGCTGGTCTCGAGCTTGCAAAGCCTCTTATTCAACGACTGGCTGGCCCTGCGCATGGAAAGGGGGCTGTTCGACCAGGTCATCGAGGGGGATGTGGCCAAAAAGCACGATACCGGCGGGGAGTTTGTGGTTCGCGAGGCGGTACTGGAAACCCCCCGGGCCCAGCGCTTCGAAATTAGCGCCACCGGGCCTTTGTACGGCAAAAAGTATCGGGAAGCCGAGGGGGAAGCCCGGGCCCTCGAAGACCAGATTTTGCAGAGATATGATCTGGAGCGCCACCATTTTGCCTTGCGCCGGGGGGATCGTCGCCTGATTCGCTTTCCCCTAACTGAATCCAGCGTGGAAGAGACCTCAGAAGGGCTCTGGTTAAGCTTTTTTCTGCCTAAAGGAGCCTACGCTACCACAGTGCTGCGGGAGATTATGAAGAAGAACCCCGAGGAAGGTGAGCTGGATACTGAATCCGAAGAAACTTAA
- the tilS gene encoding tRNA lysidine(34) synthetase TilS, producing the protein MVPEGSLVAAVSGGGDSVALLLLLTSTPRKVVVAHLDHALREGSAAEALWVKSLAERLGYPFESEKLEVARIAGERGENLEATARELRYGFLAKVAKKHNAQAILTAHTEDDQAETVLLQLLQGTGRGLGMRPRRGKVVRPLLEVSRSTLRAYLRSKNQDWLDDITNADTSMDRNFLRHEIFPRLKDRFPQTNASLARFAAISQVDDEALDPLAEQILLRDGRWPCPAYRIAPLAQAPAGLRRRALRQMLEQIRLRPEATWITQLERALQGEAFTLPEGWQVRRRDGTLFLIPPIVDTFPPWRGSRLPKPGDQIDLPEGRVRLVDFFTQHSVPPELKQVWPVRAMGDVVQEVWNLWPESDDLEHMRTALEQARLARDGGEVPIGAVVVWDGTELASAHNQVEQSRDATAHAELLALQKALLKKQAKVLPGATVYVTLEPCPMCFGALMEAQVRRVVYAVENLKAGAVTVHRMKPPFEWEGGWLERESARLLRDFFAHKRAS; encoded by the coding sequence ATGGTGCCGGAGGGCAGCCTGGTAGCGGCAGTATCGGGCGGCGGCGATTCGGTTGCATTGTTGCTCTTACTCACGTCAACCCCCCGCAAGGTGGTGGTGGCCCACCTCGATCACGCCCTGCGCGAGGGTTCGGCAGCTGAGGCCTTGTGGGTTAAGTCGCTGGCCGAGCGCCTGGGCTATCCCTTTGAGTCGGAAAAACTCGAGGTTGCCCGGATTGCCGGCGAACGCGGGGAAAATCTGGAGGCCACCGCCCGCGAATTGCGCTACGGCTTTCTGGCCAAAGTAGCCAAGAAACACAATGCGCAGGCCATCCTGACCGCCCACACCGAAGACGACCAGGCCGAAACGGTGTTGTTGCAACTACTGCAAGGTACAGGGCGGGGCCTGGGAATGCGCCCAAGGCGAGGAAAGGTAGTGCGTCCGCTGCTCGAGGTCAGCCGCAGCACCCTGCGGGCCTACTTGCGCAGCAAAAACCAGGACTGGCTCGACGACATCACCAACGCCGACACCTCGATGGATCGCAATTTCCTGCGCCACGAGATTTTTCCCAGGCTCAAAGATCGCTTTCCCCAAACCAATGCCTCCCTGGCTCGTTTTGCAGCCATCTCCCAGGTAGACGATGAGGCCCTCGACCCTCTGGCCGAACAAATACTGCTGCGGGACGGGCGCTGGCCCTGCCCCGCCTATCGCATTGCCCCCCTGGCCCAGGCCCCGGCTGGACTCCGGCGACGGGCCTTGCGGCAGATGCTAGAGCAAATCAGGCTGCGGCCCGAGGCCACCTGGATTACCCAGCTCGAGCGTGCCTTGCAGGGCGAGGCCTTTACCCTCCCCGAAGGCTGGCAGGTTCGTCGTCGCGATGGAACCTTGTTCCTGATTCCGCCCATAGTGGACACTTTTCCGCCCTGGCGGGGCTCGAGGCTGCCCAAGCCGGGCGACCAGATCGACCTGCCGGAAGGCCGGGTTCGGCTGGTGGACTTTTTTACCCAACACAGTGTCCCCCCCGAGCTCAAGCAGGTTTGGCCGGTGCGGGCCATGGGCGACGTCGTGCAGGAAGTCTGGAACCTGTGGCCCGAGTCGGACGACCTCGAGCACATGCGCACCGCCCTCGAGCAAGCCAGGCTGGCACGCGACGGTGGTGAAGTACCTATTGGGGCGGTGGTGGTCTGGGACGGCACTGAACTGGCCTCAGCCCACAACCAGGTGGAGCAAAGCCGGGACGCCACTGCCCACGCCGAGCTATTGGCCTTGCAGAAGGCCCTGCTCAAGAAGCAAGCCAAGGTGCTGCCTGGAGCCACCGTCTATGTCACCTTGGAGCCCTGCCCTATGTGTTTTGGTGCGCTGATGGAGGCCCAGGTTCGGCGGGTAGTCTACGCCGTAGAGAACCTCAAGGCTGGAGCCGTAACGGTTCATCGCATGAAGCCGCCCTTTGAGTGGGAAGGTGGTTGGCTCGAGCGCGAGTCGGCAAGGCTCTTGAGGGACTTTTTTGCGCACAAACGTGCCTCATAA
- a CDS encoding transposase → MLPDREHPLYYLDAETLLTATYVWVDDELKALQAQSFKLPPKQKHQKATLAELLTLAIFLLLQGQDLAKGYLAAKTTLKAYFPSLPHLSRFYRVLQKAHVLWAHLAHRLAGGEGLLQVVDLKPLPLAHGQRIHGLALPDAAVGVGPLGAFGGYVLMPVMNERGLFFRWLILPGNARETWGRELVEGLPAVLGDRGFRWVQGVKTPPYRVRGGRVVETGWKGWMGRVRNWIETRFSVMVRSLGLHRIEARSYWGLVARVNLILLVHNLIRSRVLLRMAGVEL, encoded by the coding sequence ATGCTTCCAGACCGAGAGCACCCCCTTTACTATCTTGACGCGGAGACCCTCTTGACGGCTACCTACGTCTGGGTGGATGACGAGCTCAAGGCTTTACAGGCCCAGAGCTTCAAGCTCCCCCCAAAGCAAAAGCATCAAAAGGCCACCCTGGCCGAGCTCCTGACCCTCGCTATCTTTTTGCTCCTCCAGGGCCAGGACCTCGCCAAAGGTTACCTGGCCGCCAAGACCACCCTGAAGGCTTACTTTCCCTCCCTGCCCCACCTCTCCCGCTTCTACCGGGTGCTCCAAAAAGCCCACGTCCTTTGGGCCCATCTCGCCCATCGTTTGGCCGGGGGAGAAGGCTTGCTCCAGGTGGTGGACCTCAAGCCCCTCCCCCTGGCCCACGGACAGCGTATCCACGGCCTCGCTCTCCCCGACGCCGCAGTAGGGGTAGGACCCTTGGGGGCCTTCGGCGGATACGTCCTCATGCCGGTGATGAACGAGCGGGGCCTCTTTTTTCGCTGGCTCATCCTGCCCGGCAACGCCCGGGAGACCTGGGGGAGGGAGCTGGTGGAGGGCTTGCCTGCGGTCTTGGGAGACCGAGGCTTTCGCTGGGTCCAGGGGGTCAAGACGCCGCCCTATCGGGTCAGGGGAGGAAGGGTGGTGGAGACGGGGTGGAAAGGGTGGATGGGGAGGGTCAGGAACTGGATAGAGACCCGCTTCAGCGTGATGGTGCGGTCTTTGGGGCTTCACCGGATTGAAGCCCGCTCCTACTGGGGCTTGGTGGCCCGGGTGAACCTGATCCTTCTGGTGCACAACCTGATTCGGAGCCGGGTACTGCTGAGGATGGCTGGGGTGGAGCTATGA